The Desulfovibrio inopinatus DSM 10711 genome segment TGTTGATAGAGGACATGGTGTCGTCCATGAGACGGTGTTTGAGCATATTGCTGAATTTCTCCCGCGAAATGGAGTTGTTGTAGCGAATAATTCTCGTGTTATGCCTGCACGTCTTTTGGGTGCAAAATCCACAGGGGGAAAAGTTGAACTCCTTTTATTAACGCCTCTCTCTCGGCTGACACCAATTGAGACGTCTGAAAATTGGTGGCAAGCACGTGCAAATGGTTTGCTCAGAGCCTCCAAGGGACCGCGCCCAGGAGAGGTTATCCATTTTGCTCCTGACTTTTGGCTCGAAGTCATTGAACGTGGGGAATTCGGAAAAAGTGACGTTGAATTACATTGGCAAGGGGATCTACAAAATATTGTCGATCGCCTCGGCCACATGCCTCTCCCCCCGTATATTCGGCGAAGCGATACGTTGAATGATAAAACTCGTTATCAAACCGTCTATGCTGCACCGGACAAGACGGGATCAGTCGCTGCGCCAACTGCCGGTTTGCACATGACGCACGATGTCCGTGAGAAGCTGGCGGAACGCGGTATCGAATGGGTCGACGTCACGCTCCATGTCGGCTACGGCACCTTTTCACCGGTGCGTTGCCATGATATCCGGGAACATGTCATGCACAACGAATACGGTGAAGTATCCGAACAAGCCGCCAGTGTGCTTTCCCGTGCCAAGAAAGAAGGACGCCCGATAACGGCTATTGGAACGACTTCGACGCGTATCCTTGAGGGAGCGTTTGCACGATGTGGGGAAATCGCCCCCTTTTCTGGGGACACCAATATCTTTATCCGTCCAGGCTATCAGTTTCATGTTGTTGACAATCTCGTGACGAATTTCCATTTGCCAGGATCGTCGCTGCTGATTATGGTGTCGGCCCTGGCCGGACGAGACACGGTGCTTCAAGCATATTCCCATGCCGTCTCGTCGAAGTATCGTTTTTTCTCGTACGGCGACGCTATGCTTCTTCGTACAAAATGCCCATAAGGCGTCGTCAGAGCGCGCTCACCAGGGGCGCAATTTCAAGGAGCGATCATGTCCCACGTGAAAATTGACGAGGCACTCTGCAAAGGGTGCCTACTTTGCGTCACCGCCTGTCCAAAGGAAATCTTGCGTCAGGCCGACAGGTTCAACCAGCAGGGTTACAAAGTCGCCGAAGTGGATCCGGACAAGGCCGATGAATGTACCGGCTGCGCCGCTTGCGGCAAAATGTGTCCCGATATCGCCATTACAGTTTGGCGTACCCAAAAAGCCAAGAAGGAGGCGGCACATGGCGAGTGAATCCCGTATCTTCGTCAAAGGCAATGAGGCCGTTGTTCACGGCGCTCTCGCTGCGGGATGCCGCTGCTATTTCGGGTATCCCATCACGCCCCAGAACGATATTCCCGAGCTTATGTCCAAGCTCATGCCCGAATCCGGTGGAAGTTTTGTTCAGGCTGAAAGCGAAGTCGCTGCGGCGAACATGCTTCTCGGTGCTGCGGCAACAGGTACCCGGGCCATGACTTCATCTTCGAGTCCGGGGATTTCACTCAAGCAAGAAGCAATATCCTATATGGCAGGCTCGCGCTTGCCCGGCGTTATTGTCAACATGAACCGTGGAGGTCCCGGTCTTGGAGATATTGGTCCGTCACAGGGCGATTATTTTCAATCCGTCAAAGGCGGAGGGCACGGCGATTACCGTCTGCTCGTCCTTGGACCGGCGACCTGCCAAGAAGCATATGATTTGACCATTCTCGCTTTTGATCTTGCGTTTAAATACCAAAATCCCGTCATGATTCTTGGTGATGCCATTATCGGTCAAATGAAAGAACCGGTCATCCCCTGGAAGCCAGCGCCGGTGGATTCCAACGAAGCGTCTGACTGGGCACTGACAGGGGCCAAAGGTCGTCCCATGCGGCTTATTAAATCGCTGTATCTTGAAGACGGTGCGTTGGCCGCACAAAATATCCGCCTGCGCGATACCTATAAAGCCATGGAAGCCGAGATTCGAGCCGAATCGTTTGAGACCGACGACGCTGAACTCGTCGTTGTAGCCTATGGCTCCATTGGTCGTATTGTGAAAAGTGCGGTTCGCAATTTGCGCAAGCAGGGGAAAAAAGTTGGCCTGTATCGTCCCATTACGCTGTTTCCTTTTCCGGCTCAGGGACTGCGCGAACTGGCACAGAAAGGAAAGCGGTTCTTAACCATCGAACACAATCTGGGCCAGATGGTCGAGGACGTCAAACTGAGCATGATCGGCTTGGCCGACTCGGATTTTCACGGCCACATGCCCGGGTCCATCCCAAGTCCTGACGACTTTGAAGCGCCGATCCTGTCGGCCCTTGAAAGGAGCGCCTCATGACCGAACAACTCGTTTTTGACCGGCCTGAAGTTATCGCCGATCGTGCCACGCACTATTGTCCGGGCTGCCAGCATGGTGTCGCCCAGAGGCTTGTTGGCGAATGTCTGGAAGAGTTTGGTGTTGTCGATAAAACCATTGCCGTGACAAGCATCGGCTGCTCCGTTTTTCTCTACAACTATTTGCTTGTCGACTCGGTTGAAGCGCCGCATGGTCGTGCACCTGCCGTGGCAACGGGCGTCAAACGAGCAAAACCCGACAATATCGTTCTTGCCTACCAGGGCGACGGAGATTTGGCCTCCATTGGTATGGCCGAAATTATGCACTGCGCCAACCGCGGCGAGCGTGTAACCATTATCTTCGTTAATAATACGGTATATGGCATGACCGGTGGACAAATGGCTCCAACCACAATGATTGGCCAGAAAACCACGACGTGTCCTGGTGGCCGGTGTGCCGAACGAGAAGGGCAGCCGTTCAAGATGGCTGAAATTCTCGCCGGACTTGGTGGAGTTGCGTATAGCGCCCGCGTGGCGGTGAACAACGCGAAGAACTTGGTGAAAGCAAAAAGAGCGATCAAGCATGCTTTCCAAGCGCAGATCGACAACAAAGGATTCGGGTTTGTCGAAGTGCTTGCAACCTGTCCGACCAACTGGAAAATGACGCCGGTTGCGGCCAATGAGCGCATTGAGTGCGAACTTATTCCCTACTTCCCCCTGGGAATCTACAAAGACCGTTTGAATGAAGGGGAGGGATGCTGATGAGCCTGTATAAAGACGTCATCATCGCCGGTTTCGGCGGCCAGGGCGTAATGCTGATCGGCAATCTCCTGGCCTACGCCGGCATGAATCACGGTCTGAATGTGACCTATATTCCGGTCTATGGTCCGGAAATGCGTGGGGGAACGGCGAACTGCACCGTTGTTGTATCGGACGAAGAAATCGGTTCTCCCATTATTCAATCGCCTGAGTCCGTCATCATTATGAATCGCCCATCGCTCGACAAATTTGGTCCGAGCCTGAAAGACGGTGGTGTCGCTGTCATCAACTCGTCGCTTGTTGATCCGACGTTGGCGGAGAAAGATCGCTATTCCGTTTTTGCTGTGCCGGCGGTCGACATTGCCGACAAAATCGGCAACACCCGCATGGCCAACATGGTCGCTCTCGGGGCCTACATCAAGGCAAGCAATGTCATGCCGCTTGATGTTGTCAAAGATAGCCTCGAAAATGTCATCTCCGCTCACTACAAACATCTCATCCCCAAAAACTCCGAAGCCCTTCAAGCCGGCTACGACCACGTGGGATAATCGTTTTCAGCGATAAGGAGAAAAGACAGAACGTCTGTTTCTCTTGCAAAAGAAAAAGGAGCACTTGTCTTGATGGACAGGTGCTCCTTTATTGTTTGGTAAATAATGTAATGTTGTTGTGAGATTTCGGCAACGTTGCTTTGGTCTTTGGACATTAAAGAAGAGGGGCAACGGTGTTGATGCCGATAAAGAAGGCAAGTGCGAATGTCGTGTAGACGATTTGTGCTTTAAGAGGTGTTGCTTTTTCCTTTCTATACTGCATCGAAGAAATTCCTTCCAGGATTCTGAGCAGTTTAAGAAATATTGGTTATCGAGGGAAGCTATAACAATGTTTCTGTATCTTGAAAGAAACGATTGGGAAGGGGGCTCCCCAATCGCCTGAGTTCATGGTTACTGCTTTCTCTCCGTAGGCTCAGTATACGTTCATCCGTCTTGTTTAGCGTTCTCCTATTGTCAACGGCTTCCCCAATCGCAGTTGACTTCGAACATGGGAGAAGGTGTTTTCGAGGTCGGTGAGTCGGGCAAGAATGTCTTGCTCTTCCTGGGTACGTGACAGGACGGCGTGGACCGCGCCGTGTTCGAACACGAGGCGGCGAGTGGCCGACAGAGCGAGAACGGGGTCGTGGGTGGCGATGACGACGATTTTGTCGCTCTTGACGAGGAGGTCGAGCGCGCGGAGTTTGTCGACGCCCGCGTTTTCAATTTCGTCGATGAGCAAGACCGGCGACCAACTGAGCAGGGCCGCGTCGGCAATCATCAGCGCGCGCGATTGTCCGCCCGAGAGTTGTGTCAGTTGGGTTCTTGGGGCGAACGGTTCTCCGGCCAGATCGTTGGCTGCGGCAATGACCTTTTCGGTCGTCTCTTCCGGGGTGGGAACCTCGCGGCTTTTGGCGTGCGTCAGGATGAAATCGTCAACAGCCATGTCGAGGACGAAATTCATGTTCTGTGTCAGCTGCGCAACGAGCCGTCCTTGTAGTTCAAAACGTTGATCGGGGTCGGGCGGGGTTTCATTGAGTAGGATTTTCCGGCCGGACGGGGTGTCATTATCGGCAAGCGATTCGATATCCGAGAGAAACCGGCTTTTCCCGGACCCGGTCGGTCCAAGCAGCGCCGTGATTTCACCGGGAGTAAAAATAATATCATGGCATGCCGAGTTGCCGGATTTGTCACTGCCCGCGGTCACCGTGAGGCTGTCGAGTGTGGTCATATCAGACGACATGGGCGTCTCCAAATTCGGCTTTTTTCACATTTCCTTTCTGGTACCGGCTGCCGATACGTGTTTCGCTGAGGCAGTACGAGCAGACGGCCGCCGGCATGGCAAACCGCAATCGCATGTCGGTGACGGAGACAATATCCGGGGCCATGGCAAGCACGGTGGCCAGCTCCTGACATCCTTGACCGGTCAGGCCGTTGATATGCCGGATAATGGCGCGAGAATTCATCTGGCGGATGCGGTGTCGGTAGACTTCGCGTTCTGCCTGAGAAACAAGATCGCCTTTGGTGACAAGAACGAGGTCGGCCAGTTTGAGCATGGGACCGATTTTCTGCGGGGCATCGATCCCCATAAGATTATCGATGACACACAGCCCCAAAGCACCGCGCAGGTGCGGAGAACAGCGGTTGCAGAGTCCAGCTGTTTCGATGACGCAGCATTCAGCACCGGTGTTCTTGGCCCACTCGAATGTTTCTTCAAGATTCGTGGCAAAGAAATGGTCCGGACAAAGCCCGCCGGACAGAACCGCCGTGGCCGGAATATCCGCGTCATGATAGGCGAGATTGTCGCGGGTTTGGAGGCAGTCGAACTTAATGACGGCGCAGGCAACACCTTTCTTTTTGAGAGCGGCACAGGTGCGGAGAAGCACCGATGTCTTGCCGCATGAAGGCGGTCCGGCAACGGTAATCAGTCGCATTATTTCACCTGCACAAGTTTGCGAAAGCGGTCATTGAGTTCGTCGCGGACCGTGGTGATGTCGCGTTCTGCAATAAAATCCCAACCCACCCACTTGATACGGGCGTTCTTGTCGAGTCCTTCCGGCAGGGGACCGGAAAGCGGCAGGAACCAGCGGGCGCTTTCAATCTGGCCGAACCCACTATTGAGAAAGGACACAAGCGGTTTCAATCGCTCTGCTTCGCTTTTTTTCACGAGAAAATAGAGCGGGCTGGCAGCGGCTCCATCCTCAGGCCAGATGACACGCATATGGTCGGGGTGTTTGGAACTTTCGGCAAAGAAATACGGAATGATATAGATTCCACCGGCATTCGACACACCGCCGGATTTCCCCATATGCGACGAATGCATGAGCCCGTAGACGTTTTCGGCAAAGCGTTCGATACCTTCCCAACCATACTCTTTATAATAGTTGATAAGGACGGCATCGGCCATATCGTCGCCGTCTCCGCACATATTGATATGTCCCCGATAACGAGGATCGAGGAGGTCGCTCCACTGTGTGGGGGGCGGAACATCGCCGAGGCGTTTCATGTCGACGAGGAAAATATACGGTGTGAGGCCATAAATCACATAGTGGCCTGCCGGATCGATAATACCTGCCTGTTCGTGCATCGGTTCGACATAATCGGGCAGAATGGCTTCAAAAAAGCCCGCTTTTACAAAATGATCGGCAAATTCCTGTCGAAAAAAATCACCAAACCCAATGGATGCGATCATATCGGGTAAACGGTCCGGATCGGTCTCTCGATAGAGTGGATCAACCGGATCAACCGATGTGCATCCCATGGGAATATGGACGGAGAGAGGGGGACCGTCGTCTTTAGATTGTCGAACAATGGCATCAATCCCCTCTTTGACAGCGAGTTTGACCGGACATGGTGCGTATAACAATAAGTCAAGCTTCCCTGAGGCCGGAGTGGTCTCTTCGGCCATGGCAGAGACGGAAAAAATGAGTTCATCAAGTGTTTTCATGCTGTCCTTTCCTGGATGCGTGCTGACGACAAAATTGAAAGAGATTACGAAATTGAAATTCAATACCAAACAATCCCTCATTATAAAAGGCGTTATCGTGGGGACAGCAATTCATATGCCAAGAAATGTCTTCATTATCTCACGGAAAGAATTATTTGCGTGTAGAGCCTCGTCTCCCTCTTGACAGTCGATCCCTTTTCTTATGTCGTATTGTGAATAGATGGAGTAGGAAAAGGCCATATATGGAATGGTCGCATGTGTTGCGGATAATTTAGGAGAGGAGAATTGGTTCATGCGAGGAGTACGCATTACGTTTGTGTTTCTGGTTCTGATCGGAATGTTCGGCGCTTCGATCGCGTGTGCGGAACGCACGGTCATGGATCAACTCGGTAAGAAGGTTGCCCTGCCCGATGAGGTGAAACGTGCCGTTGTCCTGATGCACCACGCGTTGGATATCGCTATCCAACTCGATGCCGAAGGACAGATTGTCGGTGTTTTGGAACGATGGAACAAATATTTGCCCGATGCGGTCAATGCATTTCCTGCGTTAAAAGATATGCCCACACCCGGGGATTTGAAAACGATCAACATGGAGTCGTTGTTGGCGCTTCATCCCGATATCGTGATTGTCACACATTACGCGCCCGAAGATATGCGTTCGCAAATTGAAGCTGCTGGCATTCCCGTTGTCGGTGTTTCGTTGTATCGCGCCGACTTTGAGCAGGCTTCCCGCCTCAACCCCAAGTTGAAGGATCCTGATAAAGCGTACACCGAGGGGATGATCGAGGGGGTTACGTTATTGGGTGAAGTCTTTGGAAAACAAGACAATGCGGTAAAGCTCATTGAGACCATCAAAAAGAACAGAGCTATTGTTGCGGGGCATCTCAGCAACATTCCCGACGACCAAAAAGTCAGTTGCTACATGGCCAACCCAGAACTGCATACCTACGGTTCAGGGAAATATACCGGGGTCATCATGGATCGCGCCGGTGGTAAAAACGTTGCTGCTGAGTTAGATGGCTACCAGAAAGTCAATATGGAAGATGTGCTGCGCTGGAACCCCTCGGTAATTTTTGTTCAGAGCCGTTATAAATCCATCGTTCCCGAGATGAAATCCAATCCGGCATGGGCGCAAGTGGATGCGGTGAAAAATGGCAAGATTTATATTACTCCGGAATACGTCAAGCCTTGGGGGCATCCGACGCCTGAGTCCATGGCGCTTGGAGAAATCTGGATGGCGAAGAAACTCTATCCGAAAAAATTCGCCGATGTTGACCTGCCTGCGTTGGTGAATTCCTATTACGAGACATTCTACGGCATTCCCTACAAGGGACAGCACTAACATGACATATACTGTTTCACGTCAGACCGGTCGTATGATGGCCGGTCTGACGGTCTTCGTCGTGCTGTTGTGTCTTGGGTCGCTGATGCTTGGACGATACCCGATTGATCCTGTAACGGCGGTGTGGGCCGTTATCGCCAAGTTCATACCGGTATCCACTGACTTTCCGCCCACGCTGCAAACTGTTCTTTTCCATGTCCGACTGCCTCGCATTGGTGCGGCATTGCTTATCGGGGGCGGGCTCGCCATGTCAGGGGCATCTTTTCAAGGTCTCTTTCGGAATCCCCTGGTCTCTCCCTTTATTTTGGGTGTTGCCTCGGGTGCCGGTTTTGGCGCGGCTCTCGGAATTTTGCTGTCGGCCGGTATGTTCGGCATCCAATTGCTGGCATTTGTGTTTGGAGCTCTCGCCGTATTGCTTAGTTACGGTATGGGCCGGGTGTATAAGGCTGCACCGACCTTGGTCTTGGTACTTTCCGGCGTCATTGTCGGATCATTCTTCTCGGCGCTTCTTTCGTTACTCAAGTATGTTGCCGACCCGTATGATAAACTGCCGGTGATTGTGTATTGGCTCATGGGGTCGTTGGCGACCATGACGCAGGCAAAACTGTTTTCCGTGTGTGTCCCCATTCTATTGGGAATTGCTGTTCTCATGGTCGTGCGATGGCGCATCAATGTTCTGACATTGGGCGATGAAGAAGCCAAGGCGCTTGGCGTGTCAACAGGACGATTACGTCTTGTGATTGTGCTCGCGGCAACACTAATTACCGCGTCGGCTGTATCGGTAAGTGGCATTATCGGTTGGGTTGGGCTCGTCATTCCACATTTGGCCCGTATGCTCGTTGGACCTAATTATAGCCGACTCATGCCGGCGAGCTTGCTGCTGGGGGCGTGTTATATGTTGCTCATTGACGATGTTGCTCGAACCGTCACCGCATCGGAAATTCCACTTGGTATTTTGACTGCCACCATTGGTGCTCCAGTTTTCGCATTCCTCTTGCGAAAAGGGAGGCTCGGATGGGCGTGATCATGGAGGCCCAGAATATCGGTTTCGGGTATGACGGAAGTCAGGATCGTGTATTCGACCGACTCAGTTTCGCTATTCATCCCGGAGACGTCTTCTGCATTTTGGGACCGAATGGCACGGGAAAGTCGACCCTCCTCAAATGCCTGGCTGGCATTGAACCGGTTTCGTCCGGACATGTTGTTCTGCAAAATAGAAATATCGCCACGCTCTCACGTGCCGAAACGGCCAGAATCATCGCCTATGTCCCGCAAAGTCATCAGAGTCTTTTTGCCTTCACGGTGTTTGATGTCGTGGTGATGGGGCGTGCGCCCCATATCGGTGTGCTGTCATCCCCATCGCAAAAAGATTACGAAATTGCCGATAAAGCCATTACTGCGATGGGAATCACGCATTTACGGGATAAACAGTACACCAACATTAGCGGTGGAGAACGGCAACTCGTCCTCTTTGCCCGTATTTTGGCGCAGGAGCCGAAGGTTCTCTTGTTGGACGAACCGACCTCCCATCTTGATTTTGGAAACCAGGTCCAGGTGTTGGCTTTGGTCAAGCAGCTAGCGGAGCGGGGTATTGCCGTGATTATGACCACTCACTTTCCGGACCATGCGTTTCTCGTAGGTCATGAAACCGCCATTATGGCTTCAGGACGATTTATGGTGCAGGGCCCGCCGCATGAGGTCGTGACCGCGTCTCGGTTGAGTGATGTTTATGCTGCAGAGGTCCGGTTGGTGGATATCGAGGGATATGGCCGCATTTGTGTGCCTTTGCTCCCTGATGGCGTTGCTTCCTTATCTCATTCTTTGGGAGAGATACGATGAGGACACTCAATGTTATGAGTGCAGGGAGCCTTCGACTCCCTCTTGATGAAATTGCCGTAATGGCGAGTGAGCAAGAAAACATCAAAGTTGCCATAACCTACGGTCCGTCAGGGCTTTTACGGGAAGACCTAGAGCAAAATAATGCTGCTGAGTTATTGGTCTCAGCCGATATGGGCCATCCGACACAGCTTTGGGAACAGAAACTTGCGCTTCCTCCCATTCCGTTTGCCGGGAATTCTCTACGTCTTATGGTGGCACCTGGCGTTACAGTTCCGAACGGTGTGGACCGTGATCCTCCAATTGTATTGGATTGGTTGTTAGGGGATGACATTCGTATTGCAACTTCGACCCCTGGACTCGATCCTTCGGGCGATTATGCGTGGGAGTGCTTTGCCTTGGCGGAATCATTTCTTCCCGGCGCACAGGAAAGGCTGGCAGCAAAGGCTCTGCAAGCCGTTGGGGGGCGAGATCCGAAGTGGTGTCATCCGGTGGATGGGAAAAGCCCGGTGGCGAGATTGTTTCTTGAAGATCGAACCGATGTTTTTCTTGGTTATGCTACATCGGCTCTCCAGGTTGCATCGCAGGTTTCTGGATTGCGTGTGTGCAAGCTCCCAGAGGGACTTGAGGTTCATACCACTTGTGGCCTGTCGGTTTTGCGATCGGCCTCTCCGGCAGCATATATGTTTGCCTGCTTGCTGCTGTCGATACGTGGACAGTCACGTCTGAGGCAATACGGGTTCCGCACGTTTTCTTCGTGAAGAAATTGGGACATATTAAGGACAAACCCTCTTATAAAGGGTTTGTCCTCCTCTATCGTTTATCCTTCTCTTCCAGGTAACAAGCCAGCGAGGCGAGAACTTCCGGGAAATCACCTGAAGCCCCTTCTCCGATGGGGTGTGCTTCCGGGCCTTCGGCTTTGACCGCGAAGGTCACGCAGCATCGCTCCTCCGTCAATGGTTCTATGCTGTGCTTGACCTGAATCACCGTCTCATCAATCTTGGTTTCATCGACAAAGCTTCGTGGGGATTGGACATCAACCAACTGAGAGCGAATGACCTCATTGTCAGGGAGAACCATGGAGAACCAAACACCGGTCTCGAAGGGGCCATCAATCGTGATGTCTTGAACACCGGGGTTCCAGTCCTTCCATGTAGAAACATCAGACAATACTTTCCAGAGCATCGCGGAATTGACCTTTATCTCCTGATCGAACGAACGACTCCAAGATGTCTGCATGTGCTTACCTCTTTTTTTTGGGGGGGGGAGGGCTTCAGTACGGCCTCCAAGCTTGCTTGATCGCGAGTGTGCTCTCTTCACATCGCATCAGCTTCATGACCTTAACAAAGCATGCATGGTTCTTGTTGAAAACAACATCATAACACCGAGTCGGGAAAACGCTTAGAGAATATTTGCACCGCTTAACACCATGACTAAATGTTTGAGCACAACGGGATCAAATGCGCCTTCCATAGATTTGCTCATAAACTGAAGCGCCTTGTATGGGGTGAGCGCATTTTTCGACGGGGTTGGCGTGGTGAGTTGAAGGTAGGTGTTGCAGGCTGACAGAACTTTAATGGAAAACGGGATATGGTCACCACTAATACCCGAGGGATAACCAGATCCATCTTCATGTTCGTGATGCAATAAAATGCACGACATACTTAGCCCATCGAGGGGGAGGTTGGCGCACAATGCTGTTCCATACACCGTGTGTTGCTGCAAGAGTTTGATTTCCACAGGATCCGTTGTCAGGCCATTTTTATCGAGTATTTTCTTGTGGATAGAAAGCTTGCCGACGTCGTGGAGAAGTGCTCCGATGCCGGCATTGGTTATGGTTTTGTGATCAAGGTCAAACGTGTTCAATACCGCCATTGTCAGAACAAACACATCGACATTGTGCGTGAACACATCGTAATTGTGTGCAATAAGCTGGCCCAGCTTCGCCAACGCCTCTTCATTATTGAAAAAGTTGACGCAATCCGTAACCATTCGCATGATGTCTTTGAAAAAACGCTGCTTGACCTTTTCCGGCAGCTTATTCGTAAAAAATTCGCTGATCATATGTGTGGAGACATCGTGAAGAATTTCTGCACGGTCTTCCATAGGAATGCTTTCATTTTCCAGAATCTGTCCGAGGTTGACGCGGACATACTGATCGAATGCTTTTTTTTGAGAACCTTTGATGAAAACTTCTTCGACACCGAGGTCATAAAGTTTTGTTTTGATGCGCTCGTCGAAACGTTCGCGCTCTTTCGTGAAGAGTACGTAATTGGAGCCCCGTCTGACGTAGACTTCAAAATTTCCCAATCGTTCTGGAAAGATAAGATGCGGAGAAATGGGGAGATAAGGTTCTTTGACCTCTTCGGTGATCACCGTGCCCTCCTGTGATGTTTTCGCATTATCTACTCGAAAATGAACGAGCCATAAACCCCTTGAAAAGATCGAATATATTGTGATGACGCTCTATTCGTTGCGGAGAAACGGAGCACTGCTTTGTGAGAGGGTCCGCCAAGCGCTGGCAAGTCCCATTGCCATTGTCAGACCTGCGCCGGCGAGAACGGCGAGAATCGCTGGGCCGATGAAAAATGTAAATGGTAATTCCATAAATACGCTAACAAATGCTGCAGACAAAATCCCCCCGAGAATAAGGGCGGCAAGTCCGGCTGCAGCGCCAATGAGAGCGTATTCCAAAAGTAAAATGGACAAAATGGTTTTTCGTGTCGCTCCGCAAACTTTGAAGATGACCGTTTCATAGGCCTTGCGTCGCATTTCAGCACGAAGACTTTGAGACAACACAAGAATACCGGCAAAAAGGGTCACACCCGCTGCTGTACCGACCGTGGCGACAATGGTCTCTGCAATGTCCTTGACTGTTTGGAGCGCGTCGGCAACTTTTATGGCGGTGATATTCGGGAATGTCGATGTAACGGTGTTGAACACGTTTTCATCAGCATCGACAATATCTTTGGATGTGTAGACCGTAGCAATATAGGTCAGCGGGAATGTTTCGATAAGTCCCGGAGAGAGAACAAAAACATGGTTGATGCCGAGAGAAAGCCAGTTCACACGTCGTAGACTGGTGACTCTTACGGTGATGTCTTTGCCCAAGATATTAAGCGTAACAGTGTCACCAACACGAATACCAAGTCCTTCTGCGACATCCTCAGTCATGGAGGCCAACGGTGGCCCTGAGTAATCTGGGGCCCACCATGTACCGGAAGTAATTTCGGCATGTTCAGGCGGTGAGGCTGAAAATGTTAGCCCTCTATCGCCACGAACGGCCCATTCGACGTCCGGGGAGTAGTCAATATGCTCAATGGGAGTATCGTTAATATCAACAATACGGCCACGAAGTGTGGGAGATGTTTCATATTTTATCACACCGTTTATGTGAGAGACTGCATCAATAAACGCTTCGCGTTGGTGTGGTTGGATATCAATGAAAAAGAACGCCGGAGCCATAGCGGGGATTTCACGTTGGAATCGGTCGTTAAAATTGGCGTTGACCAGTGTCAGAGCGCATAAGACGGTTAATCCCAAGCCGATGGACGCAAGAACGCCGGATGTGGGGTTTCCCGGCCGAGTCAATCCGGAAAGCGCAAGGCTGAGCAAGGGGTGTTTGGGACGAGGAATGGCGCGTAAGACGACCAAGAGAACGGTGATGACGAGGCGAAAGAGAAGAATACATAATACAACAGCGCCAAGAAATCCCCAGGCCAGACGTTTATCGGCAATACTGACGAGGACAAGAC includes the following:
- a CDS encoding thiamine pyrophosphate-dependent enzyme, with product MTEQLVFDRPEVIADRATHYCPGCQHGVAQRLVGECLEEFGVVDKTIAVTSIGCSVFLYNYLLVDSVEAPHGRAPAVATGVKRAKPDNIVLAYQGDGDLASIGMAEIMHCANRGERVTIIFVNNTVYGMTGGQMAPTTMIGQKTTTCPGGRCAEREGQPFKMAEILAGLGGVAYSARVAVNNAKNLVKAKRAIKHAFQAQIDNKGFGFVEVLATCPTNWKMTPVAANERIECELIPYFPLGIYKDRLNEGEGC
- a CDS encoding ABC transporter substrate-binding protein gives rise to the protein MKTLDELIFSVSAMAEETTPASGKLDLLLYAPCPVKLAVKEGIDAIVRQSKDDGPPLSVHIPMGCTSVDPVDPLYRETDPDRLPDMIASIGFGDFFRQEFADHFVKAGFFEAILPDYVEPMHEQAGIIDPAGHYVIYGLTPYIFLVDMKRLGDVPPPTQWSDLLDPRYRGHINMCGDGDDMADAVLINYYKEYGWEGIERFAENVYGLMHSSHMGKSGGVSNAGGIYIIPYFFAESSKHPDHMRVIWPEDGAAASPLYFLVKKSEAERLKPLVSFLNSGFGQIESARWFLPLSGPLPEGLDKNARIKWVGWDFIAERDITTVRDELNDRFRKLVQVK
- a CDS encoding ATP-binding cassette domain-containing protein — encoded protein: MSSDMTTLDSLTVTAGSDKSGNSACHDIIFTPGEITALLGPTGSGKSRFLSDIESLADNDTPSGRKILLNETPPDPDQRFELQGRLVAQLTQNMNFVLDMAVDDFILTHAKSREVPTPEETTEKVIAAANDLAGEPFAPRTQLTQLSGGQSRALMIADAALLSWSPVLLIDEIENAGVDKLRALDLLVKSDKIVVIATHDPVLALSATRRLVFEHGAVHAVLSRTQEEQDILARLTDLENTFSHVRSQLRLGKPLTIGER
- the queA gene encoding tRNA preQ1(34) S-adenosylmethionine ribosyltransferase-isomerase QueA; its protein translation is MNEHELNAYQYHLPEELIAQTPLTKRDGSRLMVVDRGHGVVHETVFEHIAEFLPRNGVVVANNSRVMPARLLGAKSTGGKVELLLLTPLSRLTPIETSENWWQARANGLLRASKGPRPGEVIHFAPDFWLEVIERGEFGKSDVELHWQGDLQNIVDRLGHMPLPPYIRRSDTLNDKTRYQTVYAAPDKTGSVAAPTAGLHMTHDVREKLAERGIEWVDVTLHVGYGTFSPVRCHDIREHVMHNEYGEVSEQAASVLSRAKKEGRPITAIGTTSTRILEGAFARCGEIAPFSGDTNIFIRPGYQFHVVDNLVTNFHLPGSSLLIMVSALAGRDTVLQAYSHAVSSKYRFFSYGDAMLLRTKCP
- a CDS encoding 2-oxoacid:acceptor oxidoreductase family protein → MSLYKDVIIAGFGGQGVMLIGNLLAYAGMNHGLNVTYIPVYGPEMRGGTANCTVVVSDEEIGSPIIQSPESVIIMNRPSLDKFGPSLKDGGVAVINSSLVDPTLAEKDRYSVFAVPAVDIADKIGNTRMANMVALGAYIKASNVMPLDVVKDSLENVISAHYKHLIPKNSEALQAGYDHVG
- a CDS encoding GTP-binding protein; this translates as MRLITVAGPPSCGKTSVLLRTCAALKKKGVACAVIKFDCLQTRDNLAYHDADIPATAVLSGGLCPDHFFATNLEETFEWAKNTGAECCVIETAGLCNRCSPHLRGALGLCVIDNLMGIDAPQKIGPMLKLADLVLVTKGDLVSQAEREVYRHRIRQMNSRAIIRHINGLTGQGCQELATVLAMAPDIVSVTDMRLRFAMPAAVCSYCLSETRIGSRYQKGNVKKAEFGDAHVV
- a CDS encoding 3-methyl-2-oxobutanoate dehydrogenase subunit VorB, whose product is MASESRIFVKGNEAVVHGALAAGCRCYFGYPITPQNDIPELMSKLMPESGGSFVQAESEVAAANMLLGAAATGTRAMTSSSSPGISLKQEAISYMAGSRLPGVIVNMNRGGPGLGDIGPSQGDYFQSVKGGGHGDYRLLVLGPATCQEAYDLTILAFDLAFKYQNPVMILGDAIIGQMKEPVIPWKPAPVDSNEASDWALTGAKGRPMRLIKSLYLEDGALAAQNIRLRDTYKAMEAEIRAESFETDDAELVVVAYGSIGRIVKSAVRNLRKQGKKVGLYRPITLFPFPAQGLRELAQKGKRFLTIEHNLGQMVEDVKLSMIGLADSDFHGHMPGSIPSPDDFEAPILSALERSAS
- a CDS encoding 4Fe-4S dicluster domain-containing protein, which codes for MSHVKIDEALCKGCLLCVTACPKEILRQADRFNQQGYKVAEVDPDKADECTGCAACGKMCPDIAITVWRTQKAKKEAAHGE